The DNA sequence CTGACGATGAAAATCTAGCGATTAGAACAACAACTACAACAACAATCACCGGCCTAACTGCCGGTCTAACATATTATGCGCTTATCTGTGCAGTAGATAACGCTTCAAATAGCGGATGTTCTTCAGATATAAGTTTTGTAACAAATCAAACTCCGACAGTTTCAACTCCTGGAAGTATTTCTCAGGCAACAGATGGGACTGGATATGTGACTTTCTCAACTACCGTTGCCGATGCAGATGGAGACGAGACAAAATTGAAAGTAGAATATTCGGAAGATGGTGGTTCAAGCTTCTATGATGCTGACCTAGTATCAGCGACTCCGGATGGAGCAGGATCTGTTGATCTTGATGATGCACAGACATACCAGATTGGTACGGTTAACGGTATTGATACGGACGCGGCCGATACAGTGGTAACAATAGTTTGGGACTCAAAATCAGCCTCAAATGGAAATGGGGCAGTTACTGACGAACAAAGCGATATTCAAGTTAGGGTCACAGCGAATGACTCAATTATCGATAGTTCGGTTGGAACTTCAACAAGTTTTTCATTGGATAACGGAGGCCCTGCGGGCCTCGCAAGTTTCACGTCAAGTGCTACGACTTCAAGTTCAATTACTTGGACATGGACGGCGGCTACAAGTGAAGGAAGCGCTTTTGACCACTATGTAATCTGGTCTGGAGAAAATCAGTCGGATGTAGAAAACCGAACCGGAACAGCATCAGAGTGGGATGATTCAGATGATACGAATTTAACAACTATTAGTACAGCTACGACAACTATTGCAGGGTTAAGTGAAAATACAACTTACTATGCAAAAATCTGGGCTGTTGATTCATATGGAAATGAAAGTACTTTGTCTACAGCGACAGCAAATAACAACGGTAAGCCGACTTTGAGCGGGCTCTCTGCAACTCAAGCGGATGATGGAAGTGGTGATGTGACAATTCAATTTACAATAGATGATGCGGATGATGATGATATACTACAAGCTTTGGTGGAGTATAATATTGGAGATGGATGGGTGAAATTAAATTTGAGTGAGGATGCGGATGATATTACGCAATCCGCCGCAACACCAGATATCGATGTTGAGAACGATAATACATATCAAGTTGGTAATGCCACAGGGTATATATTGAGCTCAATCGGAGCAAATACTATTACAGTGCTATGGCCAACATTGGATGATGGAGGTGAGGACTTTGATACAAGCTCTGCACAAGTCAGAGTGACCCCATTTGATGGAATTGAGGCTGGAAGTGCACTTACCGCTTCAAGTATAGTCTTGGATAATACAGCACCTACAGGTTTTGGAGACATTGGTCTTACAAGGAATAATGCAAATTATTTAGTGGCATCATGGAGCCAGGCTACAGATAGCAATTTCGATAGGTACGTTCTTTGTTATGGCCAAAACTCTACAGATGTGAGTACTTGCTCCGGCACTGCTTCATATTGGACAATTTCAAATGATTCCGCTTTAACGACAATTTCGACAATCACCACAACGATCACTGATGTGAGCATTACTGGTCCAGGTGTGTTTTATTACGCAAAGCTGATTGCAGTAGATTTGTATGACAATGAAGGCGTATCTGCAATTGGAACTTATACGTCAGGTGTGAGTGGGGCATCAACTGCAGGTTCATCAGGTTCGACTAAATCAGGTAGTTCAAGTACAGTCAGCAAAGATGATAAATCTGGAGAAGTCATCGCAATTGAAATCAAGGTTGATACCGATAAGGATGGACTTACTGACGACGAAGAAGCTATCTATGGCACAGATCCATTAAATAGCGATACTGATAATGATGGATATACCGATAGGTACGAATTGATCAATCTTAAATCAGATCCAAAAAATATATGTAGCCCTGGAAATTCAGATCTTGACCCTAAAATCGTTAAGTCATGTGAGTCACAATACCTTGACCCAAATAGTAAATTTAAGAGAATAAAGAGGAGGCAACTATTTGTAGGTAAACCAAAAGATTTGCAAGTAATTCCACCGTCGTGGACGTCGCCAGTGCCAAACTCTGATAAACAAATCGAAATCAAAGTTGAGACTAAGCTTGATAGGCAAATTGCTATTAAGTTAAAAGAAGAGAAGTTTGTGAGCAGAGAAGATAGGGGCGTGATTGCGCAGGAAGAACCTGTGAAAAAAGTTGATGAAGATGCGGTTAGAAGTAAGCTTGATAAGTTGAATCAATCAATCCGGTTCGTACTTAGGCCTATGCGAAATTACGCGAATACCGCTCAAGGGAATCTGTTGAAATCAATCGAAACAGTCGCAGTGCAGGACGCACCATGGAGTGAAAGACATTTCAAATTGCTTCTGCAAAATAAGGTGATTTCAGATAATGTTGATAACTCAAAGGAGTTAGCAAGTTTCATTGAGAACATTGTTTCTGAGCCAAATAGACCGCTGTCTCAATTGGATTCATTGAAGCTGGTTGTAGTTACATCGCTTCTTGCCGATGATGATCCGACACTTGAATCGGTTGTGGAGAATTTTAACAAAGAGTCGTTGAAGGTGGCGGAGGCAAGGCAATTATTTATATCATCAGAAGATTTGAATTTTAATACAGAGCTCACTCGTGGTGAGGCGTTGAGCCTATTGTTTAGGATAGCTGATGTCAAGCAGAGAGCTGAATTTATCACAAAAACACTCGAAGGTATTACGTCTGGCTCAACGCCATTTAAGGACGTAAAGGTTGATGACAAATACGCTCCATATGTTACGTATTTCTATGAAAAGGGATATATCAATGGGTATTCAGATGGAACGTTTAAACCAAACGCGCCAATTAGTAATGCGGAGTTTGTGAAATTGCTTAATATTATTAGGCAAGCAAGTGACAAGAAGGATAAGGCGAACGGAGTGAGCCTTAAGACTTCGATCCTTGGAGCGGATAAAATTAAGCTGGACTCAATTGGTTTGGATGATGAGTCAAGTATTGTTAGTGCAATTAGCAGGGTGCTTAAGCGAAAATTTATTCGCTTTCCTCGGTAGGTTTAGTGCCTCCGCGGAGGATCACTTTTGGACGTGCTTG is a window from the Candidatus Peregrinibacteria bacterium genome containing:
- a CDS encoding S-layer homology domain-containing protein; its protein translation is MDWNIIKNIFISVIYIILYVNSAQYVFAASVTWDGDDGDLTWSTCTNWSSDACPTTGDDVTIDANAAVLLTAAPGVTLGSITLGNSGGTTTPSLVFKYNALGGTALTTSGNVTVYDGANITHQPAGTTAETTYTVSMVVGGDMTVSATGTVNVSNNGCQGRDAGVTTSGFGPNGSNVCTLNTAGYTAGKKGSGGAGHGGAGGSGGHSVVNDVGAGGTTYDTALNPVMYGSSSGTYGYAAGAHGGGVVRLSVTGTLTINGTISANGGVGDIAYGDNATGGGAGGSINITTGTIAGTGSIVAVGGAGANNLTGDGGGGGGGMIYLGYYNTDVDNLPGTLSASGNATGGAKGGGADQTYGPQADGSNGSVNTIQLLSFNSATTSVSSGTSVDRLTIVFNQNVTVSDPNGVADGLDSITLSQCSVASDFDGSAVTGTDTLVLSVDCSVDAPNDTSITIDPTYATGGTTSIVDDATSTEMANATTVTGDDGAAPVFVSAVTTSTTNIQITMSESIDSVTFGEAGAWTATGITSSNVAINGGDASILDLTVGTLGLGFTAADLAFTAGMTASAILDAAGNSVSSFLSKAVADGLDPDAPGSFAKSSGSGTTADMTWTATSDTNFNHYEIWYGTSQTDVQNMNGTAVEWDDTSDDENLAIRTTTTTTITGLTAGLTYYALICAVDNASNSGCSSDISFVTNQTPTVSTPGSISQATDGTGYVTFSTTVADADGDETKLKVEYSEDGGSSFYDADLVSATPDGAGSVDLDDAQTYQIGTVNGIDTDAADTVVTIVWDSKSASNGNGAVTDEQSDIQVRVTANDSIIDSSVGTSTSFSLDNGGPAGLASFTSSATTSSSITWTWTAATSEGSAFDHYVIWSGENQSDVENRTGTASEWDDSDDTNLTTISTATTTIAGLSENTTYYAKIWAVDSYGNESTLSTATANNNGKPTLSGLSATQADDGSGDVTIQFTIDDADDDDILQALVEYNIGDGWVKLNLSEDADDITQSAATPDIDVENDNTYQVGNATGYILSSIGANTITVLWPTLDDGGEDFDTSSAQVRVTPFDGIEAGSALTASSIVLDNTAPTGFGDIGLTRNNANYLVASWSQATDSNFDRYVLCYGQNSTDVSTCSGTASYWTISNDSALTTISTITTTITDVSITGPGVFYYAKLIAVDLYDNEGVSAIGTYTSGVSGASTAGSSGSTKSGSSSTVSKDDKSGEVIAIEIKVDTDKDGLTDDEEAIYGTDPLNSDTDNDGYTDRYELINLKSDPKNICSPGNSDLDPKIVKSCESQYLDPNSKFKRIKRRQLFVGKPKDLQVIPPSWTSPVPNSDKQIEIKVETKLDRQIAIKLKEEKFVSREDRGVIAQEEPVKKVDEDAVRSKLDKLNQSIRFVLRPMRNYANTAQGNLLKSIETVAVQDAPWSERHFKLLLQNKVISDNVDNSKELASFIENIVSEPNRPLSQLDSLKLVVVTSLLADDDPTLESVVENFNKESLKVAEARQLFISSEDLNFNTELTRGEALSLLFRIADVKQRAEFITKTLEGITSGSTPFKDVKVDDKYAPYVTYFYEKGYINGYSDGTFKPNAPISNAEFVKLLNIIRQASDKKDKANGVSLKTSILGADKIKLDSIGLDDESSIVSAISRVLKRKFIRFPR